Below is a genomic region from Gillisia sp. Hel_I_86.
CAATAAAAGTCACCCAGTCTGCAGCCTTCCAGTTAAATTGTCCTCCCATGATATAGCGTTCAACCGTATTAGGGTTTTTCTGAACATTAGTTGTCCATAATGGGTTGTTATAAATTGGGGATTGTCTATCTGTAGTTCCCAATCCTCTTCTGTATGCACGTTGACTGTTAGTTGTGCTTATTACGCCCCCAGCATATTTTGTCCCTATATAATCTCTAATATCAAAATCTGCAGGGGTTCTGTAAAGTCCTAAAAGTAACCCTGAGGTATTAGATCCTTGTTGGATACGATTGGAATTTACTTGGGAATAAGTAGATGTTCCTGTAAATTTAATCTTGTCATTCAGCTTAAATTCTCCATTTAATCTAAGTGATACCCTGTTATAATCATTGTTTTCAATAATTCCATCTTGCTTTAAATCACTTACGCTCATGAAATAATTGCCAGAATCCGTAGCGCCACTTAAGCTTACGTTATTTTCAAGGAATAATCCCTCGTTAATTACGGCATCGTAGTTGCTATCGTTAAAATTCTCTGTACTGTTTTTTGCGATAATAGGATAATAAGCGGTTCCATCTCTAGCAACAAAATAATTTGGTGATGCTGTATCAACTTCATCTGCACCACCGTTTCTTAGGCTGATTTTGTCTCCCCATGATCCTGATGTAGTCCCACCTGCGTAAGACCCGTTACTACCTTGCCCAAAAATATTCTGAGTATCTAATACATCATTAGTCTCATCAAAACTAATTGTTGAAGAAACAGAAATTTTAAGATCCCCTTTTGCTAAACCTTTACCTTTTTTAGTTGTAATCACAATCAAACCGTTACCAGCTCTTGCACCCCATAATGCAGCTGCTGACGCCCCTTTTAGAATTTGAACATTTGCAATGTCATTTGGGTTAAGGTCATTTAAACGTGATTGTTGGGTTACACCATCAACCCCATTGCCAATTTCATCATTACTAATGGGGATACCATCAACAACTATTAGAGGTTGTAGACTTCTAGTAATAGTACTTTGTCCCCGAATTTGGATAAATGCACTAGATCCGGCATCCCCTGAAGAACTTATAATCTGAACTCCAGATGCTTTCCCGGCAAGACCTTTAGTAATACTGGTTTCACCGGAAGACTGAATTGCTTCAGCTTCAACCTTTGAAACCGAAGATGCCTGAGTTGCTTTGTCAATTTCAATACCTAAGGCATTAATAACCACAGTTTCCAGCATTTCTCCTGCAGTCATAGTTACATTGATAGTACTTGATGTGCCAACTGTCACTTCTTGTTTTTCAAATCCAACAAATGAAAAAGTTAAAACTTGTCCTTGTGATGCATTGATGGAATAATTTCCATCAAAATCTGATTGGGTCCCCGTGTTGGTCCCCTTAATTAAAATGTTGACTCCAGGTACTGGTAGCCCCTCATCGTCTGTAACGGTTCCTGTAACCGTTTGTTCTTGTGCAAAACTAATTTGCACAATTAACGCTAGTAAAAGCGTTAAAAATCGCGTTAAATTTGATTTCATATTTTAGTTTATTTGAATTAGCCATGCCAAAAATGCTAAAACCATGTTAATAAAGCAAGGAATATTGCAAGATATTTTGTCTTGTTTTCTAATAAAAGGAAAAATAAACAAGAAAACAGGAGCTTGTATTTGTAAAAGTTGGGAAATGATCAATTGAAATCAAAAGGTTTTACACACTCTGTTATTTGATGACAGGCGTTGATTTTGTTGATATACTCCCTTATTTTCTATTTAATAAAGAACCGTATTAGGGACAAAATGATTTTTTTAAATTTGGACATAAATTATTTATACAGTTAAAAAGATTTAACAAAAAACCCACCTCGATTGAGGCGGGTTTTAAAAACAATGGTTTTCAAGATTCTAATTAATCAACATCCTAGAAAAGTGGGAGCTTGTTGCTCATCCATACCAATAGCAGAAGATGCAGCCTCATATTGAGCATTATTCAAATTCTGCTCGTTCACAGGATACGTGTACCTTAATGGTACCGGCAATTGAGAACCTGCAGCAATGTTCAATTCTGGCGCATCAAATTTTCTCCACACAAGCCATCCTTGGAAAGGATTGTCGAACATAGCGATCCAAAATTGGAATCCTAATTGATATTCTATTACATCATAAGCAACTGTAGGTTGTATAAGGTACATAGCAGTTTCATTCTCAGGAAGGACTTGACCACCTTTTCCAACACTTTATAAGGTTCATCGCCGGTCGGCACACAAGATTCATTACTTTTACAATAAGGGTCAAATTTTTAGTCAAAAAAAACTATTCTCAATTTTATGAATATCTATAGAATAATCCTTTTACTTTTAATTCTGCTCGGTTTCTCAGGCTGCGGACTTGCACAGGAAAATGCAAGATTGGTGGGTGGTCCCTGCGAGGGGTGTGAGGCAGTCTTCGACTATGGAGACCGGAAACTTTTATCAATTGATACCCTACCCGGGTTTGAAGAAACCGAAGACAAGATAAAAGTAACAGGTACCATTTATAAAAATGATGGAAAAACCCCTGCTAAAGGTGTCATTTTATTTGTCCATCACACCAATAGGGACGGGGTCTATCCAAAACATGGCAATGAAAACGGTTGGGCCCGACAGTACGGCTACATTCATGGTTGGATAAAGACCGGAGCCGATGGTAAATATGCCTTCTACACTTTCAAGCCCGCACCCTACGGTGGATTGCCGGCACATATCCATCCCATTATACGTGAGCCCGATGGTAAGTATTACTGGCTTGGCAGTTTCCTTTTTGCAGGGGATCCACAACTCACCGAGGAACATAAAAATCCCGAATCTTCCAGAGGCGGTAGTAATGGCATTTTATCATTAAAAAAGGAAAAGGGAATAGTGGTTGGCCGGAGGGATATCATTCTTGGCAAAAATATACCTAACTATGAATAAAATAATCCTACTCCTTACTGTATATATGCTTAGTGCTTGCAATGGAGGTTCTTTGGAAGGGTAGCAAAATGGGGCATACTGGAAAACACCAAGGTAAAATACAACTTCAAAAGGCTTACTTTTTAACCAAAGACAAAAACATAAGCGGAGGCGGTTTTATGGTGGATATGCAATCCATTGAAGTCATTGACATCCCCATGCATGAGCCTATACCTCGCAAAAGGCTTGTTGATCATTTAAAA
It encodes:
- a CDS encoding intradiol ring-cleavage dioxygenase, encoding MNIYRIILLLLILLGFSGCGLAQENARLVGGPCEGCEAVFDYGDRKLLSIDTLPGFEETEDKIKVTGTIYKNDGKTPAKGVILFVHHTNRDGVYPKHGNENGWARQYGYIHGWIKTGADGKYAFYTFKPAPYGGLPAHIHPIIREPDGKYYWLGSFLFAGDPQLTEEHKNPESSRGGSNGILSLKKEKGIVVGRRDIILGKNIPNYE